The following coding sequences lie in one Angustibacter luteus genomic window:
- a CDS encoding DUF6541 family protein — protein MSPAEPTTWFAALPVILATIAVLLLPGGLALRLLGVRGFLAVAWAPVVTTTVISCGAVLATLVGVHWSVPAFLACVLLACGLAWGLSRGLRRWTEPKDSAADSAKGSAKGSAKGSAAASWLGLAIAAALIAVVYVSVIRTASAFPQQPDTIYHLGTIRWMLSTGDASSLHGNGFSSVTGGGFYPAAFHGIAVTVCQLTGTSAVVAASVLALVSSALVWPAGVIVLARLVAGASRSTAIAAGVTSASFVAFPTWLFGYGVLWPLLLGLALVPAALAALVAFLRPERAGVSRARAAITFLVMLPGVALAHPGALILILPMAAMAVGERVVEGAVTAGRAGRVRACALLVAALVAGLALLAAAWAVLTTRATGLRASNPLGSEEAVRHAALEAVTFASRGGPHLRVLTAVVALGLVVLLARRGGRWVVGSLLMTWALYVLIAGYDTQRTRWFTWPWYNNTPRFAALVVIPAAVVAAAGLSLPGRWWTARRRRRRDGADLRWPEAWVAALLAPAVFVLVTGGAYLSADQGFIERYFRPSVDRTWASPEELAALRSLAGRMGPDGVVAANPWDGATYLSLVSGRRLLLPTEKSLAAGDRALLASDLAAAASRPDVCAAMKRQDVRYVITGGRPWAKLSESAWKSYPGIDSVSTDGGFRVVAKEGPFTLWSVPDCAT, from the coding sequence ATGAGCCCAGCGGAGCCGACGACCTGGTTCGCGGCGCTCCCCGTCATCCTGGCGACGATCGCCGTCCTGCTCCTGCCCGGCGGACTGGCCCTGCGCCTGCTGGGCGTGCGCGGGTTCCTGGCGGTGGCCTGGGCCCCCGTCGTCACGACCACCGTCATCTCCTGCGGCGCGGTACTGGCCACCCTGGTCGGGGTCCACTGGTCCGTCCCGGCGTTCCTCGCCTGCGTGCTGCTGGCCTGCGGGCTGGCGTGGGGGCTGTCGCGGGGTCTGCGCCGGTGGACCGAGCCGAAGGACTCGGCGGCGGACTCGGCGAAAGGTTCGGCGAAGGGTTCGGCGAAGGGTTCGGCGGCGGCGTCGTGGCTGGGGCTCGCGATCGCCGCCGCGCTGATCGCCGTCGTCTACGTGTCGGTCATCCGCACGGCGAGCGCCTTCCCGCAACAACCGGACACGATCTACCACCTCGGCACCATCCGCTGGATGCTGTCCACCGGCGATGCGTCCTCCCTGCACGGCAACGGCTTCTCGTCCGTCACCGGTGGCGGCTTCTACCCGGCCGCCTTCCACGGAATCGCGGTGACGGTGTGCCAGCTGACCGGCACCAGCGCCGTCGTGGCGGCGTCGGTGCTCGCACTGGTCTCGTCCGCCCTGGTGTGGCCGGCCGGGGTGATCGTGCTGGCCCGGCTCGTGGCCGGAGCGAGCCGGTCCACCGCGATCGCGGCGGGCGTGACGTCCGCGTCGTTCGTCGCGTTCCCCACGTGGTTGTTCGGTTACGGCGTGCTGTGGCCCCTGCTGCTGGGCCTCGCGCTGGTTCCGGCCGCCCTCGCCGCACTCGTCGCGTTCCTGCGGCCCGAGCGGGCCGGCGTGTCGCGCGCCCGGGCGGCGATCACCTTCCTGGTGATGCTGCCCGGCGTCGCGTTGGCCCATCCCGGCGCCCTCATCCTGATCCTGCCGATGGCCGCGATGGCGGTGGGCGAGCGAGTCGTCGAAGGGGCGGTCACCGCTGGCCGGGCGGGTCGGGTGCGCGCGTGCGCCCTGCTCGTTGCGGCGCTGGTCGCGGGTCTGGCCCTGCTCGCCGCCGCCTGGGCGGTGCTCACCACCCGGGCCACCGGTCTGCGTGCCTCCAACCCGCTCGGCTCGGAGGAGGCCGTCCGCCATGCTGCGCTCGAGGCGGTCACCTTCGCCTCGCGCGGGGGCCCGCACCTGCGGGTGCTGACCGCCGTCGTGGCCCTCGGTCTGGTGGTGCTGCTGGCGCGTCGCGGCGGCCGTTGGGTGGTCGGTTCCCTGCTGATGACGTGGGCGCTGTACGTGCTGATCGCCGGATACGACACCCAGCGCACCCGGTGGTTCACCTGGCCCTGGTACAACAACACCCCCCGGTTCGCCGCCCTGGTGGTCATCCCGGCCGCCGTCGTCGCAGCAGCCGGGCTCTCGCTGCCCGGTCGCTGGTGGACGGCTCGGCGACGCCGCCGGCGCGACGGGGCCGACCTGCGGTGGCCCGAGGCGTGGGTGGCCGCGCTGCTGGCCCCCGCGGTGTTCGTGCTGGTGACCGGCGGTGCCTACCTGAGCGCGGACCAGGGCTTCATCGAGCGCTACTTCAGGCCATCGGTCGACCGCACCTGGGCCAGTCCCGAGGAGCTCGCCGCACTGCGCTCGTTGGCCGGCCGGATGGGCCCGGACGGTGTCGTCGCGGCGAACCCCTGGGACGGCGCCACCTACCTGTCCCTGGTGAGCGGGCGGCGACTGCTCCTGCCGACGGAGAAGTCGCTCGCGGCCGGTGACCGCGCGCTCCTGGCCTCGGACCTGGCCGCCGCGGCCAGCCGGCCCGACGTGTGTGCGGCCATGAAGCGTCAGGACGTGCGCTACGTCATCACCGGTGGTCGACCGTGGGCGAAGCTGAGCGAGAGCGCTTGGAAGAGCTACCCCGGTATCGACAGCGTCAGCACCGACGGGGGCTTCCGGGTGGTGGCGAAGGAAGGTCCGTTCACCCTGTGGAGCGTCCCGGACTGCGCGACCTGA
- a CDS encoding glycosyltransferase family A protein — protein MVKVSVIVPVYNPGPHLDRLLTSLDAQSMRVEDLELVFVDDGSTDDSPARLHAYADRRANTVVRTIPNSGWPGTPRNLGTDLAQGEYVFFADHDDEFFPESLVRMYASARDNGADIVYGKVVTEGMTTPFWPLSYRNVADGDLVDDHLLISRMTHKLFRRAFLVEHDIRFPERQVRLEDHFFMARAMPLARVISVVADYPCYRWVLRNDGTNNSANQQKFPHYWDNLAETVQTFSDTVGPGRVNDAALAWSGRRMLLHARPAEYLASSEEEQAAVVAPLYDLVPRLLPADVEPLVPVLARWRLNALRRQDRTRFDQAQEFSRDLTMPVRLEDVRWVGSSLELSASARLLDATGEPVRLLRDGDDLLLDVDDPSQRWRLLPPDLGELELTVRHRPSSIEWPLPGRSVLELGDEDGRPTPTVRWTGRVDPWSGVFQQQLEDGLWDVLARVSFLGEPRVQRLAVDGDVDLEATVEDPGGTHRAHAYVTKGGTLALRLSAKPAPRPRVIGTEWREGVLRLVLAEPADGATRVLVRRRNEPELALAPLVPDGRSVTISFPPSSGGQIFDLWLRSGEEGAPERRLVHDLAYGVPCWPPLACYRTEHGSFSVRDERRPATAPTTRRRPRPNRRVARRISQLLGRG, from the coding sequence GTGGTCAAAGTCAGTGTCATCGTGCCGGTGTACAACCCCGGGCCGCACCTGGACCGGCTGCTCACCTCGCTGGACGCCCAGAGCATGCGCGTGGAGGACCTCGAGCTGGTCTTCGTGGACGACGGGTCGACCGACGACTCTCCGGCCCGCCTGCACGCCTACGCCGACCGCCGGGCCAACACCGTGGTGCGCACGATCCCCAACTCGGGCTGGCCGGGCACGCCGCGCAACCTCGGGACGGACCTCGCGCAGGGCGAGTACGTCTTCTTCGCCGACCACGACGACGAGTTCTTCCCCGAGTCGCTGGTGCGGATGTACGCGAGCGCCCGCGACAACGGCGCCGACATCGTCTACGGCAAGGTCGTCACCGAGGGGATGACCACCCCGTTCTGGCCGCTGTCGTACCGCAACGTCGCTGACGGGGACCTGGTCGACGACCACCTCCTCATCAGCCGGATGACCCACAAGCTCTTCCGTCGCGCCTTCCTGGTCGAGCACGACATCCGCTTCCCGGAGCGGCAGGTGCGGCTGGAGGACCACTTCTTCATGGCCCGGGCGATGCCCTTGGCCCGGGTGATCTCGGTCGTCGCCGACTACCCCTGCTACCGCTGGGTCCTGCGCAACGACGGCACCAACAACAGCGCGAACCAGCAGAAGTTCCCGCACTACTGGGACAACCTGGCGGAGACGGTCCAGACCTTCAGCGACACCGTCGGACCGGGCCGGGTCAACGACGCCGCCCTCGCCTGGTCCGGCCGCCGCATGCTGCTGCACGCGCGGCCGGCGGAGTACCTGGCGTCGTCCGAGGAGGAGCAGGCGGCGGTGGTGGCCCCGCTGTACGACCTGGTGCCGCGGCTGCTCCCGGCGGACGTCGAGCCCCTTGTCCCGGTGCTGGCCCGCTGGCGGCTGAACGCGCTGCGGCGACAGGACCGGACGCGGTTCGACCAGGCGCAGGAGTTCAGCCGCGACCTGACGATGCCCGTGCGGCTCGAGGACGTCCGGTGGGTCGGGTCGAGCCTGGAGCTGAGCGCGAGCGCCCGCCTCCTGGACGCCACCGGCGAGCCCGTGCGCCTCCTCCGGGACGGTGACGACCTGCTCCTGGACGTGGACGACCCGAGCCAGCGCTGGCGTCTGCTCCCGCCGGACCTCGGCGAGCTCGAGCTGACGGTCCGGCACCGCCCGTCGAGCATCGAGTGGCCGCTGCCGGGCCGCAGCGTGCTCGAGCTCGGTGACGAGGACGGCCGGCCGACCCCCACCGTCCGGTGGACCGGCCGGGTCGACCCCTGGTCCGGTGTCTTCCAGCAGCAGCTCGAGGACGGCCTCTGGGACGTGCTGGCGCGGGTGTCGTTCCTGGGCGAGCCGCGGGTCCAGCGGCTAGCCGTCGACGGCGACGTCGACCTCGAGGCGACCGTGGAGGATCCCGGCGGCACGCACCGAGCACACGCGTACGTGACCAAGGGCGGCACGCTCGCCCTCCGGCTGTCCGCCAAGCCCGCCCCGCGGCCCCGGGTGATCGGCACCGAGTGGCGGGAGGGCGTCCTCCGGCTGGTCCTCGCCGAGCCGGCGGACGGTGCCACGCGAGTGCTCGTGCGACGACGCAACGAACCTGAGCTCGCTCTCGCACCCCTGGTTCCCGACGGACGGTCGGTCACGATCAGCTTCCCCCCGTCCAGCGGGGGCCAGATCTTCGACCTCTGGCTGCGGTCCGGCGAGGAGGGGGCACCCGAACGGCGGCTCGTGCACGACCTCGCGTACGGCGTGCCGTGCTGGCCACCGCTGGCCTGCTACCGGACCGAGCACGGCTCGTTCTCGGTCCGGGACGAACGGCGGCCGGCGACGGCGCCCACCACCCGTCGACGCCCTCGCCCGAACCGTCGGGTCGCGCGCCGGATCTCCCAGCTGCTGGGTCGCGGCTAG
- a CDS encoding S8 family serine peptidase — translation MATGTLSAGAAATTGGITPVPAPTTTSGGAAKDSPTGTADKLGSHDRQLLAQAEAKKQKQVTLLIATDKGKTAAVAKQVEALGGAVTNQVDKVGYVKALVPTAKVTRTAKLPGVAAVDLNETIPLYDSRPDTSKGSAAKAALYPAPGASTPASNPYMPTNETGSVKFKKDHPTWDGRGTTIGIMDSGVDLDNPALQTTSTGQRKIVDWVTATDPLTDGDGTWRPMITSVTGPTFTAAGRTWTVPAGTYKFALFSESITAADQYGGDVNRDGDTTDRFGVLYDPATHNIWVDSDNDADLTNNPVMRPYNQNYDVGHFGTDNPSTAVREQVPFVVEYRTNVDTTPVGGPGLLDYVNIGIIEDEHGSHVAGIAAGNDMFGNANYDGQAPGAKIVSARACSWGGGCTAAALTDGMIDLVVNRHVDVVNMSIGGLPALNDGNNARATLYNTLIHDYGVQLVISAGNSGSGLNTIGDPAVATDVVAVAASISKDTWLSNYGSVVKDKLDVMPFSSRGPSEAGGFKPNITAPGAAISTVQLWLPGAPVAEAGYDLPPGYAMLQGTSMASPQTAGAAALLLSAARDKDLGVTPAQLRQAMYSSADFESDISAAAQGNGFLDVPAAWKLLKTDLETRSYTSTAPVCTPISDFLATPNQGEGIYNRCAANAGGFKPGQTKTYNVKVTRTSGPAGNRTHQVVWVGNDGTYSSARSVVLPLNKTVSIPVTARPGAGAHTAIMRLDDAATAGVDFAVMNSVVASTDTTKPSYSMTRSGTVDRNHTTSYFVTVPEGAKSLQVKIGGIATGSQVRFIAINPYGVPADPTSTPNCYLNYVNPANTCKPDERSYDNPLPGVWEIEVEARRTSPSLNNPYELKAAIQGVTVDPETVTLPSVTEGVATPVTWSLRNDWGPVNVKGQGGPLGSALVERPSIDDLGQNVSEVVVPAGATRLDVAIGNTSDLGADLDLSVYNAAGALVGQSADGDSEESVSLANPAAGTYTVVVDGYSVPAGSTEYDYRDVFYSPALGTLSAPAGTLALANGQTASLTGSVTANSAPAAGRQLFGELVVLTDLGAVVGRGSVQIGAVTAP, via the coding sequence ATGGCGACAGGAACACTGTCGGCCGGAGCCGCCGCCACGACGGGCGGCATCACCCCGGTGCCCGCCCCCACCACGACCTCCGGCGGGGCCGCGAAGGACAGCCCGACCGGCACGGCCGACAAGCTCGGCAGCCACGACCGGCAGCTGCTCGCGCAGGCCGAGGCGAAGAAGCAGAAGCAGGTCACCCTCCTCATCGCGACCGACAAGGGCAAGACGGCCGCGGTGGCCAAGCAGGTCGAGGCCCTCGGCGGCGCGGTGACCAACCAGGTCGACAAGGTCGGCTACGTCAAGGCTCTGGTGCCCACCGCCAAGGTGACCCGCACCGCCAAGCTGCCGGGCGTCGCCGCGGTGGACCTCAACGAGACGATCCCGCTGTACGACAGCCGTCCCGACACCTCGAAGGGCTCGGCCGCCAAGGCGGCGCTCTACCCGGCCCCCGGCGCGAGCACCCCGGCGTCGAACCCCTACATGCCGACGAACGAGACCGGCTCGGTCAAGTTCAAGAAGGACCACCCGACCTGGGACGGCCGCGGCACCACGATCGGCATCATGGACTCCGGCGTGGACCTGGACAACCCGGCCCTGCAGACCACCTCCACGGGTCAGCGCAAGATCGTCGACTGGGTCACCGCCACGGACCCGCTGACCGACGGCGACGGAACCTGGCGCCCGATGATCACCAGCGTCACCGGCCCGACGTTCACCGCCGCCGGCCGCACCTGGACCGTCCCGGCCGGCACCTACAAGTTCGCCCTGTTCAGCGAGTCGATCACCGCGGCCGACCAGTACGGCGGCGACGTCAACCGGGACGGCGACACCACCGACCGGTTCGGCGTCCTGTACGACCCGGCGACGCACAACATCTGGGTCGACTCCGACAACGACGCCGACCTCACCAACAACCCGGTCATGCGCCCCTACAACCAGAACTACGACGTGGGCCACTTCGGCACCGACAACCCGTCGACCGCCGTGCGCGAGCAGGTGCCGTTCGTCGTCGAGTACCGGACGAACGTCGACACCACCCCGGTGGGCGGCCCCGGCCTGCTCGACTACGTCAACATCGGCATCATCGAGGACGAGCACGGCTCGCACGTCGCCGGCATCGCGGCCGGTAACGACATGTTCGGCAACGCGAACTACGACGGCCAGGCGCCCGGGGCGAAGATCGTCTCGGCCCGCGCCTGCAGCTGGGGCGGTGGCTGCACCGCGGCCGCGCTGACCGACGGCATGATCGACCTGGTCGTCAACCGGCACGTGGACGTCGTCAACATGTCGATCGGCGGGCTGCCCGCCCTGAACGACGGCAACAACGCGCGCGCCACCCTCTACAACACGCTGATCCACGACTACGGCGTGCAGCTCGTGATCTCCGCGGGCAACTCCGGATCCGGTCTGAACACGATCGGTGACCCGGCGGTGGCGACCGACGTCGTCGCCGTGGCGGCCAGCATCAGCAAGGACACCTGGCTGTCGAACTACGGCTCGGTGGTCAAGGACAAGCTGGACGTCATGCCGTTCAGCTCGCGCGGCCCGAGCGAGGCCGGTGGGTTCAAGCCGAACATCACCGCACCTGGCGCGGCCATCTCCACGGTCCAGCTGTGGCTGCCGGGTGCACCGGTGGCCGAGGCCGGCTACGACCTGCCGCCGGGGTACGCCATGCTCCAGGGCACGTCGATGGCCTCTCCGCAGACCGCCGGTGCTGCAGCCCTGCTGCTGTCCGCGGCCCGGGACAAGGACCTCGGCGTCACGCCGGCCCAGCTGCGGCAGGCGATGTACTCCTCGGCTGACTTCGAGAGCGACATCTCGGCGGCGGCCCAGGGCAACGGGTTCCTGGACGTCCCGGCGGCGTGGAAGCTGCTGAAGACGGACCTCGAGACCCGCAGCTACACCTCGACCGCGCCGGTCTGCACGCCGATCTCGGACTTCCTCGCCACGCCCAACCAGGGCGAGGGGATCTACAACCGGTGCGCGGCGAACGCGGGTGGCTTCAAGCCCGGCCAGACCAAGACCTACAACGTCAAGGTCACCCGGACCAGCGGTCCGGCCGGCAACCGCACCCACCAGGTCGTCTGGGTCGGCAACGACGGCACGTACAGCTCGGCGCGCTCGGTCGTGCTGCCGCTGAACAAGACCGTCAGCATCCCGGTCACCGCCCGTCCCGGCGCTGGCGCGCACACCGCCATCATGCGGCTGGACGACGCGGCGACGGCGGGTGTCGACTTCGCGGTGATGAACTCGGTGGTCGCGTCGACGGACACCACCAAGCCGTCGTACTCGATGACCCGTTCGGGCACGGTGGACCGCAACCACACCACGTCGTACTTCGTCACCGTTCCCGAGGGCGCCAAGTCCTTGCAGGTCAAGATCGGTGGCATCGCGACGGGCTCGCAGGTGCGGTTCATCGCGATCAACCCGTACGGCGTCCCGGCGGACCCGACGTCCACGCCGAACTGCTACCTGAACTACGTCAACCCGGCCAACACCTGCAAGCCCGACGAGCGGTCGTACGACAACCCGCTGCCGGGCGTGTGGGAGATCGAGGTCGAGGCCCGTCGCACGTCCCCGTCGCTGAACAACCCGTACGAGCTCAAGGCGGCGATCCAGGGCGTCACGGTGGACCCGGAGACGGTCACCCTGCCGAGTGTCACCGAAGGGGTGGCGACCCCGGTGACGTGGTCCCTGCGCAACGATTGGGGCCCGGTGAACGTCAAGGGTCAGGGCGGACCGCTCGGGAGCGCGCTCGTCGAGCGGCCGAGCATCGACGACCTGGGCCAGAACGTCAGTGAGGTCGTGGTCCCGGCCGGGGCTACCCGGCTGGACGTCGCGATCGGCAACACGAGCGACCTCGGCGCCGACCTCGACCTGTCCGTGTACAACGCGGCGGGTGCCCTGGTCGGTCAGTCGGCGGACGGTGACTCGGAGGAGTCGGTGTCGCTGGCGAACCCGGCGGCGGGGACGTACACCGTGGTGGTCGACGGGTACTCCGTGCCCGCAGGCAGCACGGAGTACGACTACCGCGACGTGTTCTACTCGCCGGCGCTCGGCACGCTCTCCGCACCCGCCGGGACGCTGGCCCTGGCCAACGGCCAGACGGCGTCGCTGACCGGCTCGGTCACGGCGAACAGCGCACCGGCCGCGGGACGCCAGCTGTTCGGTGAGCTCGTCGTGCTCACCGACCTCGGCGCCGTGGTCGGGCGAGGTTCGGTGCAGATCGGCGCAGTCACCGCTCCGTGA
- a CDS encoding glycosyltransferase family 2 protein has product MPVLNEERHLAEAVAAVLDQDYPGAIEVVLALGPSTDGTDEVAARLHADDPRVRTVRNPSGRTPAALNLALAASANPIVVRVDGHALLESHYVSTAVELLQRTGAANVGGVMAAEGTTTFERAVAAAMTSVLGVGASAFHVGGDDGPADTVYLGVFRREWLDRVGGYDERFVRAQDWEMNHRIRELGGLVWFSPRLRVSYRPRATVRALSRQYRDYGRWRRVVSRTHRGTINLRYLAPPVAVLGVALGTLVAAVGAVAGVPAAAWALVLPGGYLAVITLGSLVVGRAEPIAVRATLPAVLATMHLSWGWGFLTSPGSIVPRALNES; this is encoded by the coding sequence ATGCCGGTCCTGAACGAGGAGCGGCACCTGGCCGAGGCCGTGGCCGCTGTGCTGGACCAGGACTACCCGGGAGCGATCGAGGTCGTCCTCGCGCTCGGACCCAGCACCGACGGCACCGACGAGGTCGCGGCGCGACTGCACGCGGACGACCCGCGGGTGCGGACCGTGCGCAACCCCTCGGGCCGCACGCCCGCGGCCCTCAACCTGGCGCTCGCCGCCAGCGCCAACCCGATCGTGGTCCGGGTGGACGGGCACGCGCTGCTGGAGTCGCACTACGTGAGCACCGCGGTCGAGCTGCTGCAGCGCACCGGCGCGGCGAACGTCGGTGGGGTGATGGCCGCCGAGGGCACGACGACGTTCGAGCGTGCGGTGGCCGCGGCGATGACGTCGGTCCTGGGCGTGGGGGCGTCGGCGTTCCACGTGGGCGGCGACGACGGACCGGCCGACACCGTCTACCTGGGCGTGTTCCGCCGGGAGTGGCTGGACCGGGTCGGTGGCTACGACGAGCGGTTCGTCCGCGCCCAGGACTGGGAGATGAACCACCGCATCCGCGAGCTCGGCGGGCTGGTCTGGTTCTCACCGCGGCTGCGGGTGTCCTACCGCCCGCGCGCGACCGTCCGCGCGCTGTCGCGGCAGTACCGGGACTACGGTCGCTGGCGTCGGGTCGTCTCCCGCACGCACCGCGGCACGATCAACCTGCGCTACCTGGCCCCGCCGGTGGCGGTGCTGGGCGTCGCCCTGGGGACGCTCGTGGCCGCCGTCGGCGCCGTGGCGGGGGTGCCCGCGGCCGCCTGGGCGCTCGTGCTGCCGGGCGGGTACCTCGCGGTGATCACGCTCGGGTCGCTGGTCGTGGGTCGCGCCGAGCCGATCGCCGTCCGCGCCACGCTGCCCGCGGTGCTGGCCACCATGCACCTGTCCTGGGGATGGGGCTTCCTGACCAGCCCCGGCTCGATCGTCCCGCGGGCGCTGAACGAGTCCTAG
- a CDS encoding glycosyltransferase family 2 protein encodes MVATYNTGAAIDTLIASLDRQTMPATNFEVVLVDDGSTDDTLDRLRSAAADRPHLHVESIANSGWPGRPRNVGLSRAQGDYVFFADHDDEFYPRALERMHATAVANDADVVYGKLVRTGRPTPYWPIATRDVAVADLAGDVLLSRTVHKLYRRAFLEAHDIRFLEGRVRLEDHHFMAQVLPRARVISVLASEPCYRWIHRSDGTNTSDTKVDPEVYWPWYAKQLEVWRDVAGPGPQLDAARLVTISQAFSRFVPGPFMALERVERTRVFDAVRAIVLEHVPPELDERLAVLKRLRVMALRDGDQDAFEAVQSLRSTITFTPAVSAVAWDGGTLSLTVQMSLTTTGGRPFELDRDGEHLVLKESSCPQGTSPAARRLLPSDAGTLAITVCERASGMEWPVHSVSQLHVEPCRGGVAVRVTCTATIDLERAAFGRPLGPGSWDLMARVQFLGEQLRRRVRVDDPETLPTDPTAAHGFRLVAVGQRHNLTLTTLPPGAERIRATAVRWRGEQLELRLEPAPVAGDQVLAIRRSDSVTVRTDVTTTSPRAVRVAIPSLQPGEIVDVSVQSAAAGLCRIGYAGADDWSRRPVRIYATANDSLSVKYERGAAAKAGQSRLRRRVSSTAHALLRRRG; translated from the coding sequence ATCGTCGCGACGTACAACACCGGCGCCGCGATCGACACCCTGATCGCGAGCCTGGACCGTCAGACCATGCCGGCCACGAACTTCGAGGTCGTCCTCGTCGACGACGGTTCGACCGACGACACGCTCGACCGGCTCCGGTCCGCGGCCGCGGACCGCCCCCACCTGCACGTCGAGTCGATCGCCAACTCGGGCTGGCCCGGCCGCCCCCGCAACGTCGGGCTCTCCCGCGCACAGGGCGACTACGTGTTCTTCGCCGACCACGACGACGAGTTCTACCCCCGCGCGCTCGAGCGGATGCACGCGACGGCGGTGGCGAACGACGCCGACGTCGTCTACGGGAAGCTGGTGCGGACCGGGCGACCGACTCCCTACTGGCCGATCGCCACCCGTGACGTCGCGGTCGCCGACCTGGCCGGCGACGTGCTGCTGTCCCGGACGGTCCACAAGCTCTACCGCCGGGCCTTCCTCGAGGCTCACGACATCCGGTTCCTCGAGGGTCGCGTGCGGCTCGAGGACCACCACTTCATGGCGCAGGTGCTCCCGCGCGCCCGGGTGATCTCGGTGCTGGCGAGCGAGCCGTGCTACCGCTGGATCCACCGGTCGGACGGCACCAACACCTCCGACACCAAGGTCGACCCCGAGGTCTACTGGCCCTGGTACGCCAAGCAGCTCGAGGTGTGGCGGGACGTGGCCGGTCCGGGACCCCAGCTCGACGCGGCTCGGCTCGTCACGATCTCGCAGGCGTTCTCCCGCTTCGTCCCCGGCCCCTTCATGGCGCTCGAGCGCGTGGAGCGGACCAGGGTGTTCGACGCCGTGCGCGCGATCGTGCTCGAGCACGTCCCGCCCGAGCTGGACGAGCGGCTCGCCGTCCTGAAGCGCCTGCGGGTGATGGCCCTGCGCGACGGCGACCAGGACGCCTTCGAGGCGGTGCAGAGCCTGCGCAGCACCATCACCTTCACCCCCGCGGTGTCGGCCGTGGCCTGGGACGGCGGCACGCTCTCCTTGACGGTCCAGATGAGCCTGACGACGACCGGCGGACGGCCCTTCGAGCTCGACCGCGACGGGGAGCACCTGGTCCTCAAGGAGTCCAGCTGCCCGCAGGGGACCTCGCCCGCCGCGCGCCGGCTGCTGCCCTCCGATGCCGGCACCCTCGCGATCACCGTGTGCGAGCGGGCGTCCGGGATGGAGTGGCCGGTGCACTCCGTGAGCCAGTTGCACGTCGAGCCGTGCCGGGGCGGCGTGGCGGTGCGGGTCACCTGCACGGCGACCATCGACCTGGAGCGGGCCGCCTTCGGCCGACCGTTGGGGCCCGGGTCCTGGGACCTGATGGCGCGCGTCCAGTTCCTCGGTGAACAGCTGCGGCGGCGGGTGCGGGTGGACGACCCCGAGACCCTTCCCACGGATCCGACTGCGGCGCACGGCTTCCGGCTCGTCGCGGTGGGCCAGCGGCACAACCTCACCCTGACCACCCTGCCACCGGGCGCCGAGCGCATCCGCGCCACGGCCGTGCGCTGGCGCGGCGAGCAGCTCGAGCTCCGGCTCGAACCGGCGCCGGTGGCCGGGGACCAGGTGCTCGCCATCCGGCGGTCGGACTCGGTCACCGTGCGGACGGACGTCACGACGACGTCACCCCGCGCCGTCCGGGTCGCCATCCCGTCCCTGCAGCCCGGCGAGATCGTCGACGTGTCGGTGCAGTCCGCGGCCGCCGGCCTGTGCCGGATCGGCTACGCGGGGGCCGACGACTGGTCGCGGCGCCCGGTGCGCATCTACGCGACCGCCAACGACAGCCTGTCGGTGAAGTACGAGCGGGGCGCGGCGGCCAAGGCCGGGCAGTCCCGCCTGCGGCGGCGGGTCTCGTCGACGGCTCACGCACTGCTGCGCCGTCGGGGCTGA